Proteins found in one Aquibium microcysteis genomic segment:
- a CDS encoding amino acid ABC transporter substrate-binding protein produces the protein MKTTILTGVLGAAAFGLAASAASAATLDDVKAKGFVQCGVNTGLAGFASPDNAGNWSGFDVDICKAVAAAIFGDATKVKYTPTTAKERFPALQSGEIDLLARNTTWTLTRDTANGFNFAGVNYYDGQGFMINAKNLPGVNSALQLSGASVCVQTGTTTELNLADYFRANNMEYNPVVFEKLEEVNAAYDSGRCDVYTTDQSGLYSIRLTLAAPDDHVVLPEIISKEPLGPAVRQGDDQWFDIVKWTLNAMITAEELGITSENVEEMKGSSNPEIKRILGQEAESKLGASLGLSEDWVVNVVKAVGNYGESFERNIGTGSPLKIARGLNQLWTKGGLMYAPPIR, from the coding sequence ATGAAAACGACGATCTTGACGGGCGTACTCGGCGCCGCCGCATTCGGGCTCGCTGCTTCCGCCGCATCGGCCGCCACGCTCGACGACGTGAAGGCCAAGGGCTTCGTCCAGTGCGGCGTCAACACCGGCCTCGCCGGCTTCGCCTCGCCGGACAATGCCGGCAACTGGTCCGGCTTCGACGTCGACATCTGCAAGGCGGTGGCCGCGGCGATCTTCGGCGATGCCACCAAGGTGAAGTATACCCCGACCACCGCCAAGGAGCGCTTCCCCGCGCTGCAGTCGGGCGAAATCGACCTCCTGGCGCGCAACACCACCTGGACGCTCACCCGCGACACTGCCAACGGCTTCAACTTCGCCGGCGTGAACTACTATGACGGCCAGGGCTTCATGATCAACGCCAAGAACCTGCCGGGCGTCAATTCCGCCCTGCAACTCTCCGGCGCCTCCGTCTGCGTCCAGACCGGTACGACCACCGAGCTCAACCTCGCCGACTACTTCCGTGCCAACAACATGGAATACAACCCCGTCGTCTTCGAGAAGCTCGAAGAGGTGAACGCCGCCTATGATTCCGGCCGCTGCGACGTCTACACCACCGACCAGTCGGGCCTCTACTCGATCCGGCTGACGCTGGCGGCGCCGGACGATCACGTCGTGCTGCCCGAGATCATCTCCAAGGAGCCGCTCGGACCCGCCGTCCGCCAGGGCGACGACCAGTGGTTCGACATCGTCAAGTGGACGCTGAACGCCATGATCACGGCCGAGGAACTCGGCATCACCTCCGAGAACGTCGAGGAGATGAAGGGCTCGTCCAACCCCGAGATCAAGCGCATCCTCGGCCAGGAAGCCGAGTCCAAGCTCGGCGCCTCGCTCGGCCTGTCGGAGGACTGGGTCGTCAACGTCGTCAAGGCGGTCGGCAATTACGGCGAGAGCTTCGAGCGCAACATCGGCACCGGATCGCCGCTGAAGATCGCCCGCGGGCTCAACCAGCTCTGGACCAAGGGCGGGCTGATGTACGCCCCGCCGATCCGCTAA